The following proteins are co-located in the Leptodactylus fuscus isolate aLepFus1 chromosome 8, aLepFus1.hap2, whole genome shotgun sequence genome:
- the LOC142217423 gene encoding very long chain fatty acid elongase 4-like, which produces MGSTWEAIQDFYIWALENGDSRTDPWLLVYSPVPIILIFGIYLIIVALGPKIMEGREPFTLRSVLLIYNLALVGLSVYMFYEFLVTSVQAGYSYFCQPVDYSNSVLGLRMARVCWWFFFSKVIELLDTIFFILRKKFNQISFLHVYHHATMLFNWWAGVKYVAGGQAFFIGMLNSFVHIFMYLYYALAVLGPSVQKYLWWKRYLTILQLTQFAAIALHSGYNLFTDCPFPDGFNLAVFIYIITLIILFLNFYFQTYLRRPHKKKV; this is translated from the exons ATGGGGTCCACGTGGGAGGCAATTCAAGATTTCTACATCTGGGCTTTGGAGAATGGAG ACAGCCGCACGGACCCCTGGCTCCTTGTTTACTCACCCGTCCCTATCATCCTGATCTTCGGCATCTACCTCATAATTGTGGCCCTTGGCCCTAAAATAATGGAGGGGCGAGAACCCTTCACTTTGCGCTCTGTCCTCCTGATCTATAACCTGGCTCTGGTGGGGCTGTCAGTCTATATGTTTTATGAG TTCCTGGTAACGTCGGTACAGGCGGGGTACAGCTATTTCTGCCAGCCGGTGGACTACAGTAACAGTGTTCTGGGTTTACGG ATGGCGCGGGTCTGCTGGTGGTTCTTCTTTTCCAAAGTGATTGAGCTTCTAGACACA ATCTTTTTTATCCTAAGGAAGAAATTCAATCAGATTTCATTTCTTCATGTTTATCACCACGCCACCATGCTCTTCAACTGGTGGGCGGGGGTCAAATATGTTGCAGGGGGTCAGG CGTTCTTTATTGGGATGTTGAATTCCTTTGTCCACATCTTCATGTACCTGTATTATGCTCTCGCTGTGCTGGGACCATCGGTGCAGAAATATCTGTGGTGGAAGCGATACCTGACCATCCTGCAGCTG ACACAGTTTGCAGCGATCGCCCTTCACTCCGGATACAACCTCTTCACAGACTGTCCGTTCCCGGATGGCTTCAATTTAGCCGTCTTCATCTACATCATCACCCTCATCATCCTCTTCCTCAACTTCTACTTCCAGACCTACCTCCGCCGGCCCCATAAGAAGAAGGTGTGA